From the Xiphophorus maculatus strain JP 163 A chromosome 20, X_maculatus-5.0-male, whole genome shotgun sequence genome, one window contains:
- the LOC102234995 gene encoding V-set domain containing T-cell activation inhibitor 1-like gives MRHCQISPAMELLLGVFLCLLIFTGKASGNKADPHKIQVKEDVSVTLPCLFSTAVTDKIIDWKKDEKEVLLYDLNKLSHQAEEFKDRVSLFPNELKSGNASMQIKETKVLDSGNYTCIYLNNGEYLAAASHQVELTVEYILKDRTRQKRKGAFAKPSVIIINETAEGTLLSCKVLSASPRPTVVWYDSAGRSLPVEKKENPETEGHYNIFLNTIVTITGRYTCVATQKELHHQINETTFVRVQGSVRGLIHGDGVGVGVLIVIAIAAIV, from the exons ATGCGACATTGTCAGATTTCACCAGCTATGGAGCTTCTTTTAGGTGTGTTTCTCTGCCTCCTGATATTTACTGGAAAGGCGTCTGGTAATAAAGCcg atcCTCACAAGATTCAAGTCAAAGAAGATGTCAGTGTCACTCTACCTTGTTTATTTAGCACAGCAGTTACAGACAAGATCATTGACtggaaaaaagatgaaaaggagGTACTTCTCTATGACCTCAACAAACTTTCACATCAAGCTGAGGAGTTTAAAGATCGTGTGTCTCTTTTTCCAAATGAACTAAAGTCTGGAAATGCCTCAATGCAAATCAAAGAAACAAAGGTGTTAGACAGTGGAAATTACACCTGCATATATCTTAACAATGGTGAATATTTGGCAGCAGCCAGTCACCAAGTTGAGCTAACTGTTG AATACATC TTAAAGGACAGAACGagacaaaaaaggaaag GTGCATTTGCAAAACCATCAGTTATAATAATCAATGAAACTGCTGAAGGGACCCTACTGAGCTGTAAAGTACTTAGTGCTTCTCCTAGACCCACCGTAGTCTGGTATGACAGTGCTGGACGCAGCCTTCCTGTTGAAAAGAAAGAGAACCCAGAAACAGAGGGTCACTACAATATTTTCCTCAACACTATAGTGACTATAACAGGCAGGTATACCTGTGTAGCCACACAGAAGGAACTCCATCATCAAATTAATGAAACCACATTTGTACGTGTCCAAG GTTCTGTCAGAGGATTAATTCATGGAGATGGAGTTGGAGTTGGAGTTCTCATTGTCATTGCCATTGCAGCTATAGTCTAA